Genomic window (Mesorhizobium sp. M4B.F.Ca.ET.058.02.1.1):
GGCCATGCTGATCGGCCGATGCCGCGGGTCCGGTTGCAGCATCGCCTCGATGATCTCCCTGAAATCGGCATCGATGTCGGAAAGATCCGGAACCGTTCGGCGCTTTTCCACGATTTCGAGCTGAGAGCCGCTCATGTCGATCGGCTTGCCGCGCAAGGCGGCGGCCAGCACCAATCCCATGCTGTAGATGTCGGACTGCTCGCTGACCTCGGCTCCGTAAAGCCCCAGCTGTTCGGGAGAAACGTAGTTGTACTTTCCGGCGAACCTGCCGCCGATCAGCGTTTCTCCGCCGACGGCGGCCGAACGCGCAATGCCGAAATCGATGATCTTGGCGCGGTCGACCCGGCCCCCCGGCAGGATAATGTTGTCCGGGGAGAGGTCGCGATGGATCGCTCCCGCCTGATGCACGGCGCTCAGGCCGGAGGCGAGGCGATGGCAGAGCTTGCGCACGTCCTCCACGGGCATGGCGCCACGCCGCATGACATCGAACAGCGACTGGCCGTCGACGAATTCCATGGCCAGGTAGGGTCGCCCGATGCCGGGATCGATGGTGAAGACGTGGTAGCGCACGACCGCGTCATGCGACAGGTGATTGAGGATCGACGCTTCCTTGCGGAACAAGGACAAGATCGTCTGGTCGCGGGCGAATTCCGGCAGGACGATCTTGATTGCGACGTGGTCGCCGGTCTGGATGTTGTGGCCGCGATAGACCTCGCCCATCCCGCCGGACGCGATCCGCTCGTCAAGCTCGTAGATGCCGCTGAGTTGTGTGCCCACGCCGGTGTTGGCAAGGCCTGGCGAGACGCGCGTCTTGTCGTCGGCGCTCATCGGTCCCGACCCTCGGTGGGCGGATGCGGACGGGGCGCCTGGGCGTTGCGGCGGTCGCCGATCTTCACCAGTATTATGGTCACATTGTCGGTTCCGCCCCGCGCCAACACTGTTTCCAGCAGCTTCTCGCAGGCCGCCTGAGGCGCGGCGGACAACACCGCACCCTCGATCTCGGCGTCGCTGACATGTGCCGTCAGCCCGTCGGTGTTTAGCACGAAAACGTCTCCCGGCATGGTCTCGCCCTGCTGGTAGTCGATGACGATCTCGTCGCTGACGCCGACCGCGTGGGTGATGACGTTGCGGCGCGGCCAGGTGAGCGCTTCGGCGGCGCTGATCACGCCTCGGTCGAGGAGCTCCTGGACTTCGGTGTGGTCTTTCGAGATCTGCGAGATCGAGGCATTGCGGACAAGATACACGCGGCTGTCGCCGGCCCACAGGCAGGCAAACCGTCCGTCCATCACCAGCAGGGCCGCGAAGGTGGAGCCGATGGTTATGCCGCGGGTTTCGGATATCCTGCGGATTTCGGCATTGGCCCGGCTCAGCCTGTCCTCGAAGCGCGCTCGAAGGTCCGGCGCGGAGCTTGCGATGCCGATCGTCGCCAGGTGGTCGATGATGCTTGCCGACGCCACCTCGCCGGCATCATGCCCGCCCATGCCGTCGGCCACTACCCACAGGCCTGTTCGCGGCTCGACCAGATAGTTGTCTTCATTGTGGTCGCGCACGCAGCCTTTGTGGCTTACGCCGAAGCTTTCAAAGGGAAGGAGGGCGACAGTGTTCAATTTGCCACCAAGCGCTTCGCAAGCGTCCTTCGCGGCGCGCCCTCGGGCCGCCGCTCGCGCCACTCTGCCACAGGCGCGAACATTAGAGTATCTAAATCACGGTCGGTACGCCGACCGTCCGGGATTGTCGTCGACGTGGCGGAGAGCCAAAAAATCATCTCAGAATGCCTTCGGGCAACTGAACCCGGCAAGCGCTGGAAGGAACAGCGGGTTGGGTTCGGAGTTGCTCTGGATCGTATAGGCCACGTCGCGTCCGCCGATCACGAAGCGGGCTTCCAGATTACCTTCGCTTCCGCTGACGGAGGCCTTGTCCATGAGCCGTTTCAGCGCCCACGGGCCGTCGAACTTGATGGCGGATTCCCGGCCGGGCATTTCCGGCGCAAGGCTCAGGCTGGCGGAGCCGGAAGCCGCGCCGCTCGGCCAGTTCAGCGTGCCCGGCGCGTTGCCCGTCTGGCTGCTTTGAACGGTCTGGCCATCGACGTCCAGCATCGCGCTGTCGGCATCGCCATGCAACGAAAAGGGCGTGAAGGTGATGCTGACCAAAGGCACCGAGCCGCCCGAGGGAAAGAAGGCGGCGCGGATTTCCGCTGCCGACTGGAAGGTCTTCAACGTGGCTTTCGAGAGGTCGCGACCGAAGCGCTGGTCCTGTTTCCAGCTCCAGTCCTGGCCGGTCATGTCGATCAGCGATGCGAGATTTTGCGCGAAAAAGCGGTCCATCAATCCCCCGGGGGCGAACAGCTTGGCGAAGTCCGCCATAGCTATGTCCTCCGTGCTGCCGCTGGCGAAAGGATAGCGGCCATTGACCATCTCCTCGCAGGGCCGCGTCACCGTCTGGTCGAGCAACTGGTTCAAATTCGCCACCGAGGTCTCGGCGACATTGCCCTCGAACTCGTCAGCGGCCGCGTTGACCATCCGGGCAAGCGGTTTGGGCAGGCGCGAGACGTTGGCGCGCAGGGTCGAGACCTGAAGCTGCAGGTTCGTGTTGACGCGCTCCGTCTCCGAGGGAACGTCCGCCGCCAGCTTCAGACTCTGGTAGATGTCGCGAAAGTTCTGCGTCAGCGCGTCGATCGGGCGGCGTCCGGCAGGACCGCTCACCAGGGCCTGGAATGACCTGAACTGCGCCTCGACGTTGGCGCCCGGGCCCTGCGAGCCCGCCGAGCCGGCGCGGCTCTGCGACTTGCCGGCGGCCATCTGGATGCCGATGCGGGCCAGGCCCTTGGCGATGCCCGCGGCGTCCGGCCGCTCGGCCGTGCCTGCCTGGACATCGAGGGACTGGCTTTCCCGGGTCAGGGTGGTCTCATCGGCAATCGCGCTGAACAGCTGATCGATCGGCGAGTTCGGCGAAGCTGCGGCGGAAAGTGCGATATATTGTGGCTTGTCCTTCAGCATCGCCTTGAACCGCAGCTGATCGAGAATGCCGTTCCACGCCGCGGCAAACTCCTTGGCATAGCGATCGAGAAGCTCGGGTCCGAGCTTGAGCAATTCCTGATCGATGCCACCCTGCTCGCCGCCGCCGCCGAGTACCCACCGGTCGTCGACAAGCATCTGCGCGATGCGTGAGAGCTGCTGGAGATAGAAATCGCTGAAGCCGGCATGGGTGTAGATGCCGGGAATGCGAAGTCCCGATAGATCACTGCCGTCGACACGCTCGAACAGCAGCGGCGCTTCCGGACCGGCCTTGAGCGAAACGGAAAAATCGCTCAGGGCTGCCGCATGGAGGGCCGACTTGATCAGGGCCGTGGCGCGGTCGGCCAGGCTCATGCGTCCGAGTGAGCGTTGGGCGGCTTCGACAAGTGGCTGGTCGAGCTTGAAAACCGGATCATAGGCGTCGTCCAGCGCCAGCATGGCGCGCAGATGTTTTTCGAGCTGGGCCCGACCTTCGCGGTTGTTTTCGCCGGGATAGCGGTTCTGTTCCCAGTCCTGCCGCATCCAGGAGACGATCAGCTCGTCGTCGACCTTCGGCGCCTTGCCGCCCAGCATCAGATAGATCTTCAGCGGCTCATAGAGCATCGCCCGATCGGCCATCCTGGCCTGGATCGTGCGCTCGGCCTGCAGCAGCAGGCGCGATCGGAAGCTTCGCTCCAGCGCTTGCCGGTAGGCCGTCCTGGCCGCTGAAAGAAGCCGTTCGCGCTGGCTGAGGCCGAATGTCTCCTCGATCGGCGTCGGCGCGTCGCCGGTCTCGAATCCGGCCGGCAGGTTGCGCAACTGGTCGAGCGGGCCAATCACGTTTTCGAGGTCGACGTCGGCGACCTCTGTGCTTTTGAGCAGCGGTTCCGCCGCCTGGCGGTATTGGCTCATGGCCTGCGTCGTGGCGGCGAGCAGCGATCTGTTGGCCGTGAAGCTCAGCCCAAGCGCGCCCAGGGCGATCGCGGCGGCCAGGACGATCGCGCCGATGCCGCCATATCTGGCGATCGCGGCGCGCCTTTCGGCTGTCCTGTCGTATGAAACCCAGCCGGCCTCGGCGAAAATGACGTCGGCCAGAACATCGTGGAGGAAAAAGCTCTTGCCGGTGCCGGACAGATGCGCCTGCGAACTGCTGCCGAAACTGCGCCCGATCGCGCCCAGCACCTGGTCGATCGGCGTTCCTTCCTGGGTGCCCGAGGAAAAATAGAGGCCGCGCAGGCTGACGTTTACCTCGCTGCGGGAGATGTCGAACAGGCTGGTGACAAAACCGGTAACCCGGCCGCGCAATGCGCCGAACTGGGCCGGAAAGCCGAAGATGGATATGCGCGCGACCGGATCCTGCTCTTCCTGGAGCCGGTCGGCCATCTCGTCCGCCAGGCGCCCGGCCAGAGCGTCGAATTCGGCCGGAACCTCACCGGCCATGTTCTTGTTGCGGTCGGTGGTCTGGAAGGTCGCGCCCCACACCTTGCGCCTGCGCGCCTCGTCGAAGCCGCCGAAATAATCCATGAAACCGGAGACGAGGTCGGCTTTGGTGAACAGCAGGTAGACCGGAAACTGGATCCTGAGCGTTTCATAGGTTTCGCGCAGGCGACTTCGTATCTCGGCGACATGGGCGTCAAGCTGCCGATCGTCGAAGCTCATGAGGTCGGCAAGGCTGACTGCCAGGATGACGCCGTTAATCGGCTGCCTGGCGCGGTATTTCTTGAGCAGCGACAGGAAGGCGAGCCAATTCTTCTTGTCGCGGGACTGATCGGAATCCTGTGTCGTGTAGCGCCCGGCGGTGTCGATCAGCACGGCCTCGTCGGTGAACCACCAGTCGCAGGATCGCGTGCCGCCAATGCCGGCCACCGGCTGCGCGGTGCCGGAACCGGCAAGCGGAAAATTCAGACCGGAGTTGACCAGCGCCGTCGTCTTGCCCGCGCCGGGTGGGCCGATGACGATGTACCAGGGGATCTCGTAGAGGAAATTGCGCTTTCCGCTCGAGCGTTTGAGTGCCGCGATGGCCTCGCTCATGCGGGCCTCGAGCACCTGCGAATCGTCATTGTCGGCGTCGTTGCGCACGATCGCGGCTTCAAGCGCCTTATGCGCCGTTCGCCTTTGCCAGAACCGGACCGTGTAGAAGAGCGCCGCCGCGGCCACGACCACGCCGACGATCGCGGCGCGCAACCAGACCGGCCCGAGTGGGCGCGCATCGGCATAACGGATCAGTGGTCCGGCAAACCAGACGGCTGCCGCGAAACCGGCCAAGGCGACGACGTTGAGTATGCGCAGCAGCCAATGCGTCATGGGCGCTTCCGAGGGGCCGCGCTCATAATGTCTCCTCCTTGGGGATCATCACATCGACGCGGCGGTTCGTGGCACGGCCTTCCGGGGACGCATTGTC
Coding sequences:
- a CDS encoding protein kinase, yielding MSADDKTRVSPGLANTGVGTQLSGIYELDERIASGGMGEVYRGHNIQTGDHVAIKIVLPEFARDQTILSLFRKEASILNHLSHDAVVRYHVFTIDPGIGRPYLAMEFVDGQSLFDVMRRGAMPVEDVRKLCHRLASGLSAVHQAGAIHRDLSPDNIILPGGRVDRAKIIDFGIARSAAVGGETLIGGRFAGKYNYVSPEQLGLYGAEVSEQSDIYSMGLVLAAALRGKPIDMSGSQLEIVEKRRTVPDLSDIDADFREIIEAMLQPDPRHRPISMAEIARMTRDADEETRPPVSAMPRDRSDLHRTAAPPAPGRLQAQTSATPDGQRFVPHQRPAHLAEPRPRTAATPARAVVPDASRRDARTGSIAIAAVAALAVVSAAGIYFSGILTPAAPPAGKTTLSPSKTPEPTPAESAARAPGNEPATEPSQTPRTEAGQAPAEKPVLPAAAPAEKQAEAGTGQKPAPARPAEPVPPVQEGPKPRRSRRKRPPKRLRRRRSQATASRRRRHSPKSPLLRRRKRSLRSRRR
- a CDS encoding protein phosphatase 2C domain-containing protein, with protein sequence MNTVALLPFESFGVSHKGCVRDHNEDNYLVEPRTGLWVVADGMGGHDAGEVASASIIDHLATIGIASSAPDLRARFEDRLSRANAEIRRISETRGITIGSTFAALLVMDGRFACLWAGDSRVYLVRNASISQISKDHTEVQELLDRGVISAAEALTWPRRNVITHAVGVSDEIVIDYQQGETMPGDVFVLNTDGLTAHVSDAEIEGAVLSAAPQAACEKLLETVLARGGTDNVTIILVKIGDRRNAQAPRPHPPTEGRDR
- the tssM gene encoding type VI secretion system membrane subunit TssM → MTHWLLRILNVVALAGFAAAVWFAGPLIRYADARPLGPVWLRAAIVGVVVAAAALFYTVRFWQRRTAHKALEAAIVRNDADNDDSQVLEARMSEAIAALKRSSGKRNFLYEIPWYIVIGPPGAGKTTALVNSGLNFPLAGSGTAQPVAGIGGTRSCDWWFTDEAVLIDTAGRYTTQDSDQSRDKKNWLAFLSLLKKYRARQPINGVILAVSLADLMSFDDRQLDAHVAEIRSRLRETYETLRIQFPVYLLFTKADLVSGFMDYFGGFDEARRRKVWGATFQTTDRNKNMAGEVPAEFDALAGRLADEMADRLQEEQDPVARISIFGFPAQFGALRGRVTGFVTSLFDISRSEVNVSLRGLYFSSGTQEGTPIDQVLGAIGRSFGSSSQAHLSGTGKSFFLHDVLADVIFAEAGWVSYDRTAERRAAIARYGGIGAIVLAAAIALGALGLSFTANRSLLAATTQAMSQYRQAAEPLLKSTEVADVDLENVIGPLDQLRNLPAGFETGDAPTPIEETFGLSQRERLLSAARTAYRQALERSFRSRLLLQAERTIQARMADRAMLYEPLKIYLMLGGKAPKVDDELIVSWMRQDWEQNRYPGENNREGRAQLEKHLRAMLALDDAYDPVFKLDQPLVEAAQRSLGRMSLADRATALIKSALHAAALSDFSVSLKAGPEAPLLFERVDGSDLSGLRIPGIYTHAGFSDFYLQQLSRIAQMLVDDRWVLGGGGEQGGIDQELLKLGPELLDRYAKEFAAAWNGILDQLRFKAMLKDKPQYIALSAAASPNSPIDQLFSAIADETTLTRESQSLDVQAGTAERPDAAGIAKGLARIGIQMAAGKSQSRAGSAGSQGPGANVEAQFRSFQALVSGPAGRRPIDALTQNFRDIYQSLKLAADVPSETERVNTNLQLQVSTLRANVSRLPKPLARMVNAAADEFEGNVAETSVANLNQLLDQTVTRPCEEMVNGRYPFASGSTEDIAMADFAKLFAPGGLMDRFFAQNLASLIDMTGQDWSWKQDQRFGRDLSKATLKTFQSAAEIRAAFFPSGGSVPLVSITFTPFSLHGDADSAMLDVDGQTVQSSQTGNAPGTLNWPSGAASGSASLSLAPEMPGRESAIKFDGPWALKRLMDKASVSGSEGNLEARFVIGGRDVAYTIQSNSEPNPLFLPALAGFSCPKAF